GAACGGCTCTGGGCGTACGTTGAGGTTGCCAAAGACCACCGCCGTGAAGGCGTGGGTGCCACCCTGCTGACCATGCTGCGCCGGGAAGCCGGGAACTCGCCGTCGGGCGTTTCCAAATTGCGCAGCAAGGTGGAGCCGGACACTGCCGGTGCTGCATTTGCTGCGGCAGCGGGACTTTCGCCCATTCAGCGCTCGCAACTGGTGGTGGTGAAGCCAGAGCCGTTGTCCCTGCCGCGTTTTGGCGACGGTTCCGAGGAAGCCGCCTCGGAGCGCGTGGAAGACCTGGCTACAGGTTCGGTGGAACTGAGCGACGTGGTGGGCAAGTACTACTCCCACGTCCACCACTGGGACAGCCCCGGAGAGCTGAGCATTGCCACAGTGCAGCGTTTGTTCCTGCATGACCTGACCGGCGCGCACGGGGCAATTGTCCTGCGCGCACCCAAAGCGAGTGCGTTCGGCCAAGGCGTTCCTGCCAGCCGGAAAGGTAAGATCCAGGCGTTCGCCATCAGCTACGCCCAAGGCAATTCCGACGAGCCGTCTGATGTCTTCCTTGGACACGATCCCCTGCTGTCCGCCGAGGAAGCAGCGGCCGCGGTCCGGGACCTGCTGGCACTCATTGCCTACCAGCACCCGGTCCTGCTGGAAGTTGACGAATCCATGACGGCGCTCCGCACGGTTCTTGATCCGCTGCTGGAATCCGGAAAAGCCCATGTGCGGGGCGCAGACACCCTGATCGTCAGCGACTGACCACATCTTCGGCACGCCCGGATCCCACGTTGCCCGCATCCCGCGGGCCGCGTGGGATGCTGCGTTTAAGTGCAGCTGTGCCCGCGTAGGGTTAAGGCATGAGGTTTTGCTGCTGATGGGCCACGGTCACTCCCACGGTCATTCTGAAAATTCCGAGCCAACCCCGCAGGCCATTGCGTCGCGGAAGCGGGCCAACTGGATTCTCGCGGCCATTCTTGTTCCGGTGGGCGTCCTGACGCTCGTGGCCATGATGGTCCTGTGGCCTTCCGGCAGCCGCGAGGGCATCACGTTTTCAAGCCCATACCAACCCGCCCCCGGGGTCACGTTCGACACTGGCAGGATTCAGAGCGTGGTGGTGGAAAGCTGCACGCAGACCGGTCAAAGCAACACGGGCCAGGGCAACACCGGCCAAAGCAACACGGGCCAAACTGACACGGGCCAGAACAGCCAGTCCGGCGGATCCCAGTGCACGTTCGCCTTCACGGAGCCGGATAAGGGCGGGGACGTGGTGAAGGTTGTCATCAACCCTGACGTGGCCATGTCCCACGGCGTGGATGTGGGGGACTCCATCCGGTACCTCAACCTGTCCGCCGTCCAGGGGGCAAGTGCGGGAAGCGGCGCCCCGGCTTATGTATTTGTGGACTTTGTCCGCAGCATTCCCATCGCCCTCCTGGCTGTCCTGTACGCAGCGGTGGTCATCGCGGTGGCCCGTTGGCGCGGCTTCCGGGCGCTTCTTGGCCTGGTGGGTGCCTATTTTGTGCTGGTGAGCTTCATTCTGCCGGGTTTGGTGGAAGGAAAACCGCCGCTCCTGCTGGCTCTGGTGGGCTCTACGGTGATCATGATCGGGGTCCTGTACTTTGCGCACGGGTTCTCGGCGCGAACGTCTACGGCCCTGCTGGGCACGATCTTTGGGCTCAGCATCACTGCGCTGTTGGCGGCGTGGGCTACGGACGCGGCTAATTTGGCCGGAGTGGGGAACCACGACGCTTCAACGCTGGTGAACATGTCCCCGCAGATCTCGATCTCCGGGATCATCCTCTGCGGCCTCATCATTTCCGGCCTGGGCGTTCTCAACGATGTCACCATCACGCAGTCCTCCGCAGTGTGGGAACTTTACGAACTGGCGCCCAACACCAGTGCCCGCAAGCTGTTCTCCTCGGCTATGCGGATCGGGCGGGACCACATCGCTTCCACCGTCTACACCATCGCCTTTGCCTACGCGGGCGCCGCACTTCCCATTCTCATCATTGTGATGCTCTATGACCGCCCGCTCGCGGAAGCACTGACCAGTGCCGAGCTGTCCGAGGAAGTCATCCGCACCTTGGTGGGCTCCATCGGCCTGGTTCTTGCCATCCCCGTCACCACCCTGATCGCTGTCCTGGTGGTGAAGGCCACCGGCATAAAGCGCCTTGCCGCAGCAGGCGGGGCCTCGGTGAGTCCCGATGAGCTTAGGGACACCGGTTCGCTGGCAGCAGCCGCCGTCGTCGCGGGTTCAGGGTCGGAGGACACGCACGACGCCGACACGCGCCTTGACGCTCACGGCAAGCCGGCACGCCCGGGTAGCCGCCGTGCACAACGGGAAGCGGAGCGCCGCGGCGGAAGCACCGACAACACCACCTGACGCCGGGTCTGGATCTTGCCCCCAGGGCCCGCCTGAGTACGGTGCGCTGGACGATCAAGCAGGGGATTCGGCGGGCCGTCCGCCGATTTGCCCGGATTTGCAACAATGGTTAGGTGACTGTTGTAGCAACGCCCCCCGCACCAAAGCTTGAGCTCCCGCCATTGAAGCTTGGCAGGATCACCGTGGACACCCCCGTGATCCTTGCCCCGATGGCCGGCATCACCAACTCGGCCTTCCGCAGGCTCTGCCGTGAATACGGCGGCGGCATGTACGTGGCCGAGATGGTGACGTCCCGTGCCCTTGTGGAGCGGACGCCGGAATCGTTGCGCATCATCTCCCATGATGAGGACGAGAAAGTCCGTTCCGTGCAGCTCTACGGCGTGGATCCTGTGACGGTGGGCGCCGCGGTGCGGATGCTGGTGGAAGAGGACCGGGCCGATCACATCGACCTCAACTTCGGCTGCCCCGTGCCCAAGGTCACCCGGCGCGGTGGCGGTTCGGCGCTTCCCTGGAAGATCGATCTGTTCACCTCAATCGTCAATACAGCAGTCAAGGAAGCCGCCAAGGGCGATATCCCGCTCACCATCAAAATGCGCAAAGGCATTGATGAGGATCACCTGACGTACCTCGACGCCGGCCGGATCGCCCGCGACGCCGGAGTAGCCGCCGTCGCACTTCACGGCAGGACTGCCGCGCAGTTCTATTCCGGCCAGGCCGACTGGTCCGCCATTGCCCGCCTCCGCGAAGCTCTGCCGGACATCCCGGTGCTGGGCAACGGCGACATTTGGTCTGCCGAGGATGCAGTTCGCATGGTCCGGGAAACCGGTGTGGACGGTGTCGTAGTGGGCCGCGGTTGCCAGGGCCGCCCCTGGTTGTTCGGCGACCTCCAGGCAGCGTTCGAGGGCAGCGACCAGCGGCACCGGCCCGGGCTCCGGGAAGTGGCGGAGGGCGTCTACCGCCATGCTGAGCTGATGGTGGAGACCTTCGGCAACGATGAATACAAGGCACTCCGTGAGATCCGCAAGCACATGGCCTGGTACTTCAAGGGCTATGTTGTGGGTGGCGAACTCCGTGCCAAGCTGGCCACCGTTCCCACCCTCGAGGTGCTGCGCGAATACCTTGATGAACTGGATATGGACTCGCCCTACCCGGGAGTCGATTCCGAGGGCCCCCGCGGCCGCGCTGGTTCGCCCAAGAAGCCTGCGTTGCCCAAGGACTGGCTGGAGAGCCGTCAGCTGAACGCTGAACAGAGCGCGGATATCTCGGCCGCAGAGCTGGACGTTTCGGGCGGCTAGCCTCACACGTGTAAGACTGACTCAAGAAGCTCCACACCCCGGCGCTTGAAGGAGGCAGATACCCATGGGAACCGAAGCGTTTCTTGGCCACGACGGGACGGCCCACAATTTTGTGCTGGCCATCCCCGGATACGCCGAGGCAGATTCCGCGCGGTGGGTCGAAGAGCCCCGCAAGAGCAACTATCGCTCCGACTTTGAACGGGACCGCGCC
The sequence above is a segment of the Arthrobacter sp. StoSoilB22 genome. Coding sequences within it:
- a CDS encoding GNAT family N-acetyltransferase, with the translated sequence MALDYREWKEGDDLALLEIWGGPETLPAEQFRAALAPSSNQPWRRCIVAEDVVDGVRIPVAAGVVHEASLHPERLWAYVEVAKDHRREGVGATLLTMLRREAGNSPSGVSKLRSKVEPDTAGAAFAAAAGLSPIQRSQLVVVKPEPLSLPRFGDGSEEAASERVEDLATGSVELSDVVGKYYSHVHHWDSPGELSIATVQRLFLHDLTGAHGAIVLRAPKASAFGQGVPASRKGKIQAFAISYAQGNSDEPSDVFLGHDPLLSAEEAAAAVRDLLALIAYQHPVLLEVDESMTALRTVLDPLLESGKAHVRGADTLIVSD
- a CDS encoding YibE/F family protein, which encodes MGHGHSHGHSENSEPTPQAIASRKRANWILAAILVPVGVLTLVAMMVLWPSGSREGITFSSPYQPAPGVTFDTGRIQSVVVESCTQTGQSNTGQGNTGQSNTGQTDTGQNSQSGGSQCTFAFTEPDKGGDVVKVVINPDVAMSHGVDVGDSIRYLNLSAVQGASAGSGAPAYVFVDFVRSIPIALLAVLYAAVVIAVARWRGFRALLGLVGAYFVLVSFILPGLVEGKPPLLLALVGSTVIMIGVLYFAHGFSARTSTALLGTIFGLSITALLAAWATDAANLAGVGNHDASTLVNMSPQISISGIILCGLIISGLGVLNDVTITQSSAVWELYELAPNTSARKLFSSAMRIGRDHIASTVYTIAFAYAGAALPILIIVMLYDRPLAEALTSAELSEEVIRTLVGSIGLVLAIPVTTLIAVLVVKATGIKRLAAAGGASVSPDELRDTGSLAAAAVVAGSGSEDTHDADTRLDAHGKPARPGSRRAQREAERRGGSTDNTT
- the dusB gene encoding tRNA dihydrouridine synthase DusB, with the protein product MTVVATPPAPKLELPPLKLGRITVDTPVILAPMAGITNSAFRRLCREYGGGMYVAEMVTSRALVERTPESLRIISHDEDEKVRSVQLYGVDPVTVGAAVRMLVEEDRADHIDLNFGCPVPKVTRRGGGSALPWKIDLFTSIVNTAVKEAAKGDIPLTIKMRKGIDEDHLTYLDAGRIARDAGVAAVALHGRTAAQFYSGQADWSAIARLREALPDIPVLGNGDIWSAEDAVRMVRETGVDGVVVGRGCQGRPWLFGDLQAAFEGSDQRHRPGLREVAEGVYRHAELMVETFGNDEYKALREIRKHMAWYFKGYVVGGELRAKLATVPTLEVLREYLDELDMDSPYPGVDSEGPRGRAGSPKKPALPKDWLESRQLNAEQSADISAAELDVSGG